The following are encoded in a window of Maylandia zebra isolate NMK-2024a linkage group LG5, Mzebra_GT3a, whole genome shotgun sequence genomic DNA:
- the LOC101480649 gene encoding transcription factor HES-5-like, with protein MAPTIAAPMTTSTDHLTLTHKLRKPLVEKLRRERINTCIEQLKSLLGPEFLKQQPDSRLEKADILEMTVCLLTQLQQQRNLLTHSNKLQTASDEKLREVDLCLLSSTVQTSITQCSLERKHNSVLWRPW; from the exons ATGGCACCTACAATTGCTGCACCAATGACCACTTCAACAGATCATTTGACTCTGACCCACAAG CTCAGAAAGCCTCTGGTGGAGAAGTTACGCAGAGAGCGAATCAACACCTGCATTGAGCAGCTCAAGTCTCTCCTGGGTCCAGAGTTCCTCAAACAGCAGCCAGACTCCAGACTGGAGAAAGCAGACATCCTGGAGATGACCGTTTGCTTACTGAcgcagctacagcagcagagaaaCCTGCTAACGCACTCCAACAAGCTGCAGACTGCCTCTGATGAGAAGCTGAGGGAAGTTGACCTTTGTCTTCTGAGCTCCACAGTTCAGACCAGCATCACCCAATGCTCTCTGGAGAGAAAACACAACAGCGTCCTCTGGAGGCCGTGGTAG